One part of the Lytechinus pictus isolate F3 Inbred chromosome 3, Lp3.0, whole genome shotgun sequence genome encodes these proteins:
- the LOC135153419 gene encoding spore coat protein SP85-like: MRFGVYEIEHMVRFDVYEIGKCGSVTIDKKEPNGNYPFNPNHSQLSSFFYWNVAYQPTTHQPPNQPSIHPSIQPPTHLTKHPPTQPTNYPTNQTSIHPSNHPPNEPTNQPPNQPTNHTTNQPTNHPSIHPSILPTTHPPTQ; the protein is encoded by the exons ATGAGATTTGGCGTGTACGAGATTGAGCACATGGTGAGATTTGATGTGTACGAGATTGGAAAGTGTGGGAGCGTTACA ATCGATAAAAAGGAGCCTAACGGCAACTATCCATTCAATCCCAACCACTCTCAACTatcgagttttttttattggaatgtAGCATATCAACCAACCACCCACCAACCACCCAaccaaccatccatccatccatccatccaaccacCCACCCACCTAACcaaacacccacccacccaaCCAACCAACTACCCAACCAACCAaacatccatccatccttccaaCCACCCACCCAAtgaaccaaccaaccaaccacccaaccaaccaaccaaccacacaaccaaccaaccaaccaaccatccatccatccatccatccatccttccaaccacccacccacccacccaatGA